CAGCATCGAGAAGGCGAGCAGGAGCGTGGCCAACCGCAACAGGCCAGACAGGAGGACGCCGAACTGCTCGACCGCGCTGCCCCGCAGCCCCAGGCTTCTGATCAAGGTTGTGCCGAAGCGGCTGGACCGGTCGAATATGGTCGTCGCCAGATCGTCTATCGCCGCCATCAGAAGATAGGCGGACGATCCCAGCACCGTGGCCCAGGTCATCATCTGGAGGAGGAAGAGGCTCAGGCTGAAATAGCCGAGCAGCAGGTTGACTGTCGCTACCGCGACCAGCATCCATGCAACCAGGCTGATCAAGCCGCTTGCGCTCTCATTGAGATCGGCGTCGTCGCCATCCATTCTGGTTGCGCGAAGGCGCGCCACGGTGACGAGGACTGCGCTGATGAGCAGGATGTGCAGAAGGGCAAATCCGGCCTGCGTCGCTTCCTGTGCCGCCTTGCCGATGCCGATGGCTGCATTGAACTGCCCGCACATGATGCCGAGAAAGGCGAGCAGGGCGAGCAACAGGCTGTAGGGACGCAGGCGCGCCGCCCCATTGTTGCTGATCGACGCGATGCGCCAGGAAGGCCGACTGCGCATCAACAGGGCGCCGAACACGGAGAAGGTGAAGCCGCTGAAAGCGACAGCGCCCACGAAGGCCGTCAACAACGGTTCCCACCGTTCCGCGACCAGATTGGCCCAACGCAGGCCTTGAGCGATTGAAAGGGCCGCGAGCAGGGGAGCCAATGTGCCGACAGCGATGCGCAACAATGCATAGGCCGACCGCCGCACCCGCCGGCCCGGCACGCCCTCGGTAAGCATTCTTTGTCCCATATGGCGTGCCACTATCTGCCCGGGCCCGGCGATGAAGATGGCAAGCAACAGGCCCGCCAGAGCGTTCCAAGGCCAATGGACACGGAGCGCCCAAGATAGCTGTGTCCTTCCTGCTTCCATGAAGGCCGCTGCTCGCCGTATGTCGCGCGGGAAGCCATCGTGAAGGGCGGACCAGAAGGCTGGCGACAGGGGGGATGGGGATTTGGCCGAGATTTTCTCGCTGAATTGTTCCGCCTCGCTGCGCTGTATCTCGTCGGCGAGTTGTTGCGCCTCGACGCTAATCAGATTGCCGCGCTTGATGGCGGAATCGATGGCGGAATGCTGTCGATTGAGGGCCGCCCGCTGCCGCTTGATGTCAGGCGCTTCGATGCTGCCGGCAGCCACGACACCCAGGCCAGCCAGTTTGGCGTCAAGCAGGGCGAGCTGTTCCTGCAATTGGCTGGAAGCATCCGATGCGGCAGTCCCGGCGGCTTGGACCTTCGCCAGCAGCAGCTTGCGATCGCCCTCGTCCGTGCGCGTGTCGAGACTCTGGTCGACCGATCGCACATCCTTTTCCGCCTGGGCGAGCTTAACGGTGGGATCGACGGCGCCATCCGCCTGCGCATGAACCTGGCCGGCAAGAACGAGGCTCAGAACCAGAAACACTATCGCCATCAGGGCATGAAGGCGCCGTCTCTGATCTGTTGTTTCATACCATCGAAGCACTGGCCACCCATCATCCGCTATTTTTGTGAGCGCATGCACCTAAGGGGCGAGAGGGTCGAGGTCCACATGGAACAAATGAAATTGGGACAATCTGGGTTCAACCTTCGTCAGTCAGACCCGAACCCGGTTCCGCTCTGTCACCCGGCTGGCTCTTCTTTCACATCCCTCGAAACGCGCGGTTCACTATCAGCAATTTTCATCAGAGGACCCGACGACCAGAGGTGCGTCACAGAATTACGACCGGATTTCAACATGCTGATCTTGAGCTCTGCCGAAATGTTCGACTATCTTTTCCTGCGACTCATTCAGAGTCGCTCGAGGGATGAAGCCGATGAAGATCATTTTGTCGTTTCTGGCCGCCACTTCGATCGCTGCGATGCCTGTCGTTGCCAGCGCTGCGCCCTGTAAGGACGCAAAGGGCAGGTTCATCAAATGTCCTGAGAACAAGGTTGCGCCCAAGAGATGCAAGGATGCCAAGGGCAAGTTCGCTAAATGCGGTTCGCCAGGTGCGAAACCGGCCTAAAACCAGGCCATTATGCAGATGCAGCGGGAGCTTCGGCTTCCGCTCAGGCGCCCTTCGCGGCGAACCTTGAATTGCGTCATTCGAGGCGAGTACGGGGACCGCTCCGGTAGCCCACCGGGCAGCGTTCAATTCGTGCCGAAATGGCGATAGTCACGGCCTGCCTCGCCCCAGACGGCGATCAACTGGCGGGTTCACGTTGGGCCAGTTCGAACGCGACCGTTCGCCGGGCGCTGTCAGCACCTGTCAATCGGACGGAAACGCGGTCTCCGGGCAGCACAGCTTTCGTGGCCAGCCGCGCCACGATAGGCTGACGGCATAGTTGGACCTTGGCACCACGCTCATCCACGTCCGTAATCACGGCATCAAAAGCTTCGCCTTCATGACCATTCAGGAGGATCGTTTCCGCGAGGTCCACGATGGCGCGCTCGACCTTTCCGGCCAGCATGTCGGCGCGAGCCATCACCTTGGGAAGCTTTGCAAAGGCTTCCTCGACCACGGTGGGGACCGGTTGCGCGTTGGATATGGCCAGTACCGCGCGCAGAACATAACGATCCGCCAGTCGACGCAGCGGAGCCGTGGCGTGCGCATAGGTAGCCGCCATTGCGGCATGCCATGGCACAACGCCGCTATGATAGGGCGCGTAGGAAGCGCCAGCCCCTGCGCGCCGGATCGCCATCATGACAGCTGCCTGTGCCGGATTGCCCGGTGTCAGCTTTTGCTCGAAATCCCTGAGTGCCATATGCTCCGGCCAGACGACACCCAAGGCGCGCGCGGTCAGGCGAAGGCGTTCGACCGCCTTTGAATCGGGTTCCGCCATAACACGAAAAAGGCCGGTGCCGTGTGCCTGTAAGGCATTGGCGACCGCCAGATTGGCTGCCAGCGACAGGCTGGCATTATTGTCTTCCGATTCCAGGCGCGGCCGGTACGTCAGTGCGAACCCGCCTCGCGGCAATTTGATGACCTCCTGCTCGGGCGGGTCGACGCGAGCCGCTCCACGCAATGCTTCGGCGGCCTGAACGCGGCGGGCAAGCTCGTCAAACGCCTTTGGCAGATCCGTTGCCTTCACGCTGTCATAGGTGAGCTTGGCCCGAGAGCGAATGATCGCACGCTCGGTGCCATCCAGACGGGCATTGCCGTCAGCGCCGATGCGCACGGTCAATACGATCGCTGGCCGAGAGCCATCGGGAAGCAGGCTTGCCGCCCGTTCGCTGAGGACGGGCGGATAGAGGTTGGCCTTGCGGTCCGGCAGATAGAGCGTCTCGCCCCGCCGCCACGCCTCGACGTCAAGGGGACCGCCATCGTCCACGAACCAGCCTATATCCGCAATTGCATAGTGGAGCAGCAGGTCGCCGCCACCCGGCTCGATCCAGAAAGCCTGATCCAGATCGGTGGATGTGGCTGGATCAAGCGTGACAAATGGTACTTGCGTTCGATCGACATGCTCGGCCGGCTCGCGCCGGGCAGCCTCCTCGGCGGCTTGCAGCACCGCGGTCGGGAAGTCCGTGGGTATCTGAAATTCGGATCGAATGGCAGCCAGGCCATCGCCCAGTGTGTTACCGAGGTCGAGGAGCGTCTTCATCAACAGCCTTTAGAACAGGCGCATCGGTTCCTGTCCATATCGGCGTCCATATGCTCCTATGTCCGGCGGAAAAGACTACCGGACTTGCGGGGCCCATTTGCGTTCGGCGAGCT
This window of the Sphingobium sp. EM0848 genome carries:
- a CDS encoding DUF3772 domain-containing protein, producing MQRSEAEQFSEKISAKSPSPLSPAFWSALHDGFPRDIRRAAAFMEAGRTQLSWALRVHWPWNALAGLLLAIFIAGPGQIVARHMGQRMLTEGVPGRRVRRSAYALLRIAVGTLAPLLAALSIAQGLRWANLVAERWEPLLTAFVGAVAFSGFTFSVFGALLMRSRPSWRIASISNNGAARLRPYSLLLALLAFLGIMCGQFNAAIGIGKAAQEATQAGFALLHILLISAVLVTVARLRATRMDGDDADLNESASGLISLVAWMLVAVATVNLLLGYFSLSLFLLQMMTWATVLGSSAYLLMAAIDDLATTIFDRSSRFGTTLIRSLGLRGSAVEQFGVLLSGLLRLATLLLAFSMLLSPFGTGNVANLFSRLGTLAQGFEVGGVAISPGAILRGIVVLFIGLALVRGFMRWLERRYLPVTDLDGSGRNSVSLVARYVGIALAVIWGLASLGIGIERIAILLSALSVGIGFGLQAITQNFVSGLILLAERPIKIGDLVRVGQDEGDVKRISVRSTEIQLPDHSTLIVPNSELITKTVLNKTLASPLGRLQIQFSVPIDTDADKVRAIVLATYADEPAVLEEPAYTVFIDSIADGRIFFNSFAHVASPRAAYSTRSNVFTVLLRRFRQEGIEIGTVPQRMELINAVRPD
- a CDS encoding RNB domain-containing ribonuclease, yielding MKTLLDLGNTLGDGLAAIRSEFQIPTDFPTAVLQAAEEAARREPAEHVDRTQVPFVTLDPATSTDLDQAFWIEPGGGDLLLHYAIADIGWFVDDGGPLDVEAWRRGETLYLPDRKANLYPPVLSERAASLLPDGSRPAIVLTVRIGADGNARLDGTERAIIRSRAKLTYDSVKATDLPKAFDELARRVQAAEALRGAARVDPPEQEVIKLPRGGFALTYRPRLESEDNNASLSLAANLAVANALQAHGTGLFRVMAEPDSKAVERLRLTARALGVVWPEHMALRDFEQKLTPGNPAQAAVMMAIRRAGAGASYAPYHSGVVPWHAAMAATYAHATAPLRRLADRYVLRAVLAISNAQPVPTVVEEAFAKLPKVMARADMLAGKVERAIVDLAETILLNGHEGEAFDAVITDVDERGAKVQLCRQPIVARLATKAVLPGDRVSVRLTGADSARRTVAFELAQREPAS